A single window of Luteipulveratus halotolerans DNA harbors:
- a CDS encoding response regulator has translation MTAVRVLVVEDEPVAARAHRTYVERVDGFEVVGTAATMADAVRLLSSTEVDLVLLDMQLPDGHGLDLLRRLRAAGHPGHVIAVTAARDVDVVRRAAAQGVLGYVIKPFTAAMLQARLRGYLDFREALSSDAALDQQTLDAAFAAMRSSRDTALPKGLSPETLQQVRELLGAGSSAWTASEVGTQVGVSRVTARRYLEHLVELGTLRRTQRSGGAGRPTVMYEPALSAG, from the coding sequence GTGACCGCCGTCCGCGTGCTCGTCGTCGAGGACGAACCCGTCGCGGCCCGCGCCCACCGCACCTACGTCGAGCGGGTCGACGGCTTCGAGGTCGTCGGCACGGCTGCGACGATGGCCGACGCCGTACGCCTCCTGTCCAGCACCGAGGTCGACCTCGTGCTGCTCGACATGCAGCTGCCCGACGGCCACGGCCTCGACCTGCTGCGTCGGCTGCGGGCCGCCGGCCACCCCGGGCACGTCATCGCCGTGACGGCGGCACGCGACGTCGACGTCGTACGCCGGGCCGCCGCGCAGGGCGTCCTCGGCTACGTCATCAAGCCGTTCACGGCGGCGATGCTGCAGGCCCGGCTGCGGGGCTACCTCGACTTCCGTGAGGCGCTGTCGTCGGACGCAGCACTCGACCAGCAGACCCTCGACGCAGCGTTCGCGGCGATGCGCTCGTCGCGCGACACGGCGTTGCCCAAGGGGCTGAGCCCTGAGACGTTGCAGCAGGTTCGCGAGCTGCTGGGCGCCGGCTCGAGCGCCTGGACGGCGAGCGAGGTCGGTACGCAGGTGGGCGTCTCACGCGTGACGGCCCGCCGCTACCTGGAGCACCTCGTCGAGCTCGGCACACTGCGTCGCACCCAACGGTCGGGCGG
- a CDS encoding sensor histidine kinase — translation MARRRPRTVAAQMLVWQLAMLVLLVTIGLVIAYADARHDAYGDARARALDIARSVADGPQVATVISTPQATDVLQPYAERVRRDTGTDFVVIMSPKGIRFTHPDPTQIGGTFRGTIAGATEGREVTETYTGTLGPSVRAVVPITNDGRVVGLVSVGIRMETVQRTTLDALPGLLLVALGVGAIGALGAWLVQRRLRRQTHGLGEVEITRMYEYYDAVLRAVREGLLLLDGDGRVMLANEEARRLLDAPDSLEGQRLADVGLTTDDAEPAEVHDRPVVLRDRVVVMNQAPAQWNGRFVGWVVTLRDRTELQAVTAELDTVRGMATALRAQNHEAANRLHTMVSLVEMGETDAAIDFATAELEMTRSLADTVVAAVDEPVLEALLLGKTSQAQERGVRLTVDEATSVERSRLTAHELVTVVGNLLDNAIDAAQAAGPDGQVHVLLHGDEAGLDVVVDDSGAGIPEDLRSRVLASGWSDKPDPSGQGRGVGLALVGQVARLHGGEVTIGASDLGGASVTVSLSTAAGSAS, via the coding sequence ATGGCTCGACGACGTCCCCGCACCGTGGCGGCCCAGATGCTGGTGTGGCAGCTGGCGATGCTCGTCCTGCTCGTGACGATCGGACTGGTCATCGCCTACGCCGATGCGCGGCACGACGCGTACGGCGACGCCCGCGCCCGGGCCCTCGACATCGCCCGCTCCGTGGCCGACGGCCCACAGGTCGCCACGGTGATCAGCACACCGCAGGCCACCGACGTGCTCCAGCCGTACGCCGAGCGCGTCCGTCGCGACACCGGCACCGACTTCGTCGTGATCATGAGCCCGAAGGGCATTCGCTTCACGCATCCCGACCCGACGCAGATCGGCGGCACGTTCCGCGGCACGATCGCGGGTGCCACCGAGGGCCGCGAGGTGACCGAGACCTACACCGGCACGCTCGGACCGTCGGTGCGCGCCGTCGTACCGATCACCAACGACGGTCGGGTCGTCGGGCTGGTGTCGGTGGGCATCCGCATGGAGACGGTGCAGCGCACGACGCTGGACGCCCTGCCCGGTCTGCTGCTGGTCGCGCTCGGGGTCGGCGCGATCGGTGCGCTCGGGGCGTGGTTGGTGCAGCGGCGGCTGCGTCGGCAGACCCACGGCCTCGGTGAGGTCGAGATCACCCGGATGTACGAGTACTACGACGCGGTGCTGCGGGCCGTCCGAGAAGGGCTGCTGCTGCTCGACGGCGACGGCCGGGTCATGCTCGCCAACGAGGAGGCACGCCGCCTGCTCGACGCGCCGGACTCGCTGGAGGGGCAACGGCTCGCCGACGTCGGGCTGACCACGGATGACGCCGAGCCGGCCGAGGTGCACGACCGCCCGGTCGTGCTGCGCGATCGCGTGGTCGTGATGAATCAGGCGCCGGCGCAGTGGAACGGCCGGTTCGTCGGCTGGGTCGTGACGCTGCGTGACCGCACCGAGCTGCAGGCCGTCACGGCCGAGCTCGACACCGTACGAGGCATGGCGACCGCGCTGCGCGCCCAGAACCACGAGGCCGCCAACCGGCTGCACACCATGGTGTCGTTGGTCGAGATGGGTGAGACCGACGCCGCGATCGACTTCGCGACCGCAGAGCTGGAGATGACGCGTTCGCTCGCGGACACGGTCGTCGCGGCGGTCGACGAACCCGTGCTCGAGGCGCTGCTGCTGGGCAAGACGTCGCAGGCCCAGGAGCGCGGCGTACGCCTCACCGTCGACGAGGCGACCTCGGTCGAGCGCTCCCGGCTCACCGCGCACGAGCTGGTCACGGTCGTCGGCAACCTGCTCGACAACGCGATCGACGCCGCTCAGGCGGCCGGCCCCGACGGGCAGGTGCACGTGCTGCTGCACGGTGACGAGGCCGGCCTGGACGTCGTCGTCGACGACAGCGGCGCCGGCATCCCCGAGGACCTGCGCTCGCGGGTCCTGGCCTCGGGCTGGTCGGACAAGCCCGACCCGTCCGGACAGGGCCGCGGCGTCGGGCTCGCGCTCGTCGGTCAGGTCGCGCGGTTGCACGGTGGTGAGGTCACGATCGGCGCGAGCGACCTCGGCGGTGCGTCGGTCACGGTGTCGTTGTCGACCGCGGCGGGGAGCGCGTCGTGA
- the thiD gene encoding bifunctional hydroxymethylpyrimidine kinase/phosphomethylpyrimidine kinase, giving the protein MTRPPVVLSIAGSDPSGGAGIQADLKTFSALGAYGCAAMTALTAQSTQGVTGIHVVPADFVRSQVETLVADVRLDAVKIGMLAAADVADTVSALIPSLRCPVVLDPVMVSTSGSRLLDEDAMAAVRRLVPLASVITPNLPEAAELLGGPVATSVGEMRAQARALLDDVGAQRVLLKGGHGNGPESVDVWADSSSTVELTAPRVDTANTHGTGCTLSSAIAPLRPAYDEWLPAVRAAKVWLTGALQAADELSIGQGAGPVHHFHQLWPVLSTAG; this is encoded by the coding sequence ATGACCCGGCCACCCGTCGTACTCTCCATCGCCGGGAGCGACCCGTCGGGCGGCGCCGGCATCCAGGCGGACCTCAAGACGTTCAGCGCGCTCGGGGCTTACGGCTGTGCGGCGATGACTGCCCTGACTGCGCAGTCGACCCAGGGCGTGACCGGGATCCATGTCGTGCCAGCGGATTTCGTGCGTTCTCAGGTCGAGACGCTGGTGGCTGACGTTCGCCTCGACGCCGTCAAGATCGGGATGCTCGCGGCGGCCGACGTCGCCGACACGGTGTCGGCGCTGATCCCTTCGCTGCGCTGCCCGGTCGTGCTCGACCCGGTGATGGTGTCGACGAGCGGCTCGCGGCTGCTCGACGAGGACGCGATGGCCGCCGTACGCCGGCTCGTACCCCTCGCCTCCGTGATCACGCCCAACCTGCCCGAGGCGGCCGAGCTGCTCGGCGGGCCGGTGGCGACGTCGGTCGGCGAGATGCGTGCTCAGGCGCGGGCGTTGCTCGACGACGTCGGCGCTCAGCGGGTGCTCCTCAAGGGCGGTCACGGCAATGGCCCCGAATCCGTTGACGTCTGGGCCGATTCGTCGTCCACGGTCGAGCTGACCGCGCCGCGCGTCGACACCGCCAACACGCACGGCACCGGCTGCACCCTCTCGTCGGCGATCGCACCGCTTCGGCCTGCGTACGACGAATGGCTGCCCGCCGTACGCGCCGCGAAGGTCTGGCTGACCGGCGCGCTGCAGGCGGCCGACGAGCTCTCGATCGGGCAGGGCGCCGGGCCGGTCCACCACTTCCACCAGCTCTGGCCGGTCCTGTCGACCGCCGGTTGA
- the thiE gene encoding thiamine phosphate synthase, producing the protein MTRTPLDLTLYLVTDTDMCGDRGLVRTVREAVRGGATIVQLRDPDASDDEMVALGKLVRKALENTGIPLIINDRVHLVDDIGADGAHIGQDDMPVAEARSLLGSNAYLGLSVHTPDQLEAALRHGSALDYLGVGPVWRTHSKPDAAEPIGLSGLRDIASASPWPCVGIGGITARRASRVARTGIAGMAVISAICGQPDPAASATALRHAWSAR; encoded by the coding sequence ATGACCCGCACGCCGCTCGACCTCACGCTCTACCTCGTCACGGACACCGACATGTGCGGCGACCGCGGCCTCGTACGCACCGTGCGCGAGGCCGTCCGCGGTGGGGCGACCATCGTCCAGCTGCGCGACCCGGACGCGTCCGACGACGAGATGGTCGCTCTCGGCAAGCTCGTCCGAAAAGCGTTGGAGAACACCGGGATTCCGCTGATCATCAACGACCGCGTCCACCTCGTCGACGACATCGGCGCCGACGGGGCGCACATCGGTCAGGACGACATGCCCGTGGCCGAGGCGCGTTCGCTGCTCGGCTCGAACGCCTACCTCGGCCTGTCCGTGCACACACCCGACCAGCTCGAGGCCGCGTTGCGTCACGGGTCGGCGCTCGACTACCTCGGGGTCGGTCCGGTCTGGCGCACCCACAGCAAGCCCGACGCCGCCGAGCCCATCGGCCTGTCCGGGCTGCGCGACATCGCGAGCGCCAGCCCGTGGCCGTGCGTCGGCATCGGCGGCATCACCGCGCGGCGTGCGAGCCGCGTCGCGCGCACGGGTATCGCTGGTATGGCTGTGATCTCGGCGATCTGCGGCCAGCCCGATCCGGCCGCGTCAGCGACCGCGCTGCGCCACGCGTGGAGCGCGCGATGA
- the thiM gene encoding hydroxyethylthiazole kinase: MTTPRPADLGAAMTALRDRQPLTQCLTNIVVAPWTANVLLAAGAAPAMVDNSHEAGAFAQVAGGVLVNLGTPYDDTTTAMDAAAGAAHEHGTPWVLDPVAAGLPWRTTIATSLLDLRPTIVRGNASEVLALTGGSGGRGVDSTASAQDALAAARALAEQTGGAVAVSGPVDHLTDGSRVVRLGNGHVWMTQVTGVGCALGALMAAYAAVTDDALLAAAAATAHLTVAAELAAERSSGPGSFAVSLLDELAALTPSDLEARVTLT; this comes from the coding sequence ATGACGACGCCACGCCCTGCAGACCTCGGCGCGGCCATGACCGCGCTGCGTGATCGGCAGCCGCTCACCCAGTGCCTCACCAACATCGTCGTCGCACCGTGGACCGCCAACGTGCTGCTCGCCGCAGGCGCCGCACCGGCCATGGTCGACAACTCGCACGAGGCGGGTGCGTTCGCGCAGGTCGCGGGCGGCGTACTGGTCAACCTCGGGACGCCGTACGACGACACGACGACTGCGATGGACGCAGCGGCTGGCGCAGCGCACGAGCACGGCACGCCCTGGGTGCTCGACCCGGTCGCGGCCGGCCTCCCGTGGCGTACGACGATCGCGACCTCGCTGCTGGACCTGCGCCCCACGATCGTGCGCGGCAACGCCTCCGAGGTGCTCGCGCTCACCGGCGGCTCGGGCGGGCGGGGCGTCGACTCCACGGCGTCGGCGCAGGACGCGCTCGCCGCCGCACGTGCGCTCGCGGAGCAGACGGGTGGCGCCGTCGCCGTGAGCGGGCCGGTCGACCACCTCACCGACGGCTCACGGGTCGTACGCCTCGGCAACGGGCACGTGTGGATGACGCAGGTGACCGGGGTCGGCTGTGCGCTCGGCGCTCTCATGGCCGCGTACGCCGCGGTGACGGACGACGCCCTCCTGGCCGCTGCCGCAGCCACCGCACACCTCACCGTGGCGGCCGAGCTCGCCGCCGAAAGATCCTCAGGGCCAGGGTCTTTCGCCGTCTCGCTGCTCGACGAGCTCGCCGCGCTCACACCCTCCGACCTGGAAGCCCGAGTGACCCTCACATGA
- a CDS encoding tyrosine-protein phosphatase, which translates to MTTAAWIDLDGLANMRDVGGLPTQDGRQVQHGRLVRSDNLQELTTADVQVLLDHGVTDIVDLRSRAELAMTGPGPLVQVEPLTHHHHSLFADDLVDVTVEDALVLPWHDRVEETRDDNHWTSHYLGYLADRPDSVAAALDVVSRSAGATVVHCAAGKDRTGTVTAMALSVAGVSDDDITADYLATRERIERVVDRLKATPAYADNLRDRPLSDHVPDPETIPRLLEAVRRAAGSVPDWLSAQGWTDDDLTRLRDRLTRP; encoded by the coding sequence GTGACGACTGCTGCGTGGATCGACCTCGACGGACTGGCCAACATGCGTGACGTGGGCGGGCTGCCCACCCAGGACGGCAGGCAGGTCCAGCACGGTCGACTGGTGCGGTCGGACAACCTCCAGGAGCTCACGACGGCCGACGTCCAGGTGCTGCTCGACCACGGCGTCACCGACATCGTCGACCTGCGCAGCCGCGCCGAGCTCGCGATGACCGGCCCGGGGCCGCTGGTGCAGGTCGAGCCGCTGACGCACCATCACCACTCGCTGTTCGCCGATGACCTCGTCGACGTGACGGTCGAGGACGCGCTCGTGCTGCCGTGGCACGACCGGGTCGAGGAGACCCGCGACGACAACCACTGGACCAGCCACTACCTCGGCTACCTCGCCGACCGGCCCGACTCGGTCGCCGCAGCGCTCGACGTGGTGTCGCGCAGCGCCGGCGCGACCGTCGTCCACTGCGCCGCGGGCAAGGACCGCACCGGCACGGTCACCGCGATGGCGCTCTCAGTCGCAGGCGTCAGCGATGACGACATCACCGCCGACTACCTCGCGACCCGCGAGCGCATCGAACGCGTCGTCGACCGCCTCAAGGCGACCCCGGCGTACGCCGACAACCTGCGCGACCGGCCGTTGTCGGACCACGTGCCCGACCCCGAGACGATCCCGCGGCTCCTCGAGGCCGTACGCCGTGCCGCGGGCTCGGTGCCCGACTGGCTGTCCGCGCAGGGCTGGACCGACGACGACCTCACGCGCCTGCGCGACCGCCTCACCCGACCCTGA
- a CDS encoding MFS transporter — protein MRTPTKDSPAARLVGFLVCVELASGVLQGYYTPIFTDIARHLSIHDADVNWFEAAQLVVSALLVPLLARLGDLVGHRTVLLWSTVATAVASWAVAFAPSFGTFLVAWALQGFYVVWLPLEIAIIHRRSGGGERRTRFGAGVLVAALELGVILGAGVSGALAGGPSMTVVLAMPAVAVTLAFVAIWYGVRGDHEGQDGTVDWLGFAWLTTALALVMGGLILLRTEGVASPWPWLVIVLGLATLLPFARHELSTDHPLVDLRVLGGSAQWPVQLTAGLFGASVLGAQIPLSTFARADPTETGYGLDASAGTVSLLVAGYVIAMAAGAGLLPWVAGRIGPRTTLVGAAGLVAFGYLLFLPLHEHVASLMLNMLLVGIGSGALVAALPASAAAAAPATHTGFATGMTNTTKTVGGAIASSVFAIALASTGSLDEPSEHAPLGGYYAVWAICAATAAVAAVVLMTTRSR, from the coding sequence ATGCGTACGCCGACGAAGGACTCCCCCGCTGCGCGACTCGTCGGATTCCTCGTCTGCGTCGAGCTCGCGAGCGGCGTGCTGCAGGGCTACTACACGCCGATCTTCACCGACATCGCACGCCATCTGTCGATCCACGACGCCGACGTCAACTGGTTCGAGGCGGCCCAGCTGGTCGTGTCGGCGCTGCTCGTGCCACTGCTCGCCCGACTCGGTGACCTCGTCGGCCATCGCACGGTGCTGCTGTGGTCGACGGTCGCGACCGCGGTGGCGTCGTGGGCGGTGGCGTTCGCACCGTCGTTCGGGACGTTCCTGGTCGCGTGGGCGCTGCAGGGTTTCTACGTCGTGTGGTTGCCGCTCGAGATCGCGATCATCCACCGGCGCAGCGGCGGCGGCGAGCGGCGTACGAGGTTCGGTGCCGGTGTGCTCGTCGCCGCGCTTGAGCTGGGTGTGATCCTCGGCGCGGGCGTGTCTGGTGCACTCGCCGGCGGTCCGTCGATGACTGTCGTGCTCGCGATGCCTGCAGTCGCCGTCACGCTGGCGTTCGTCGCGATCTGGTACGGCGTCCGTGGTGACCACGAGGGTCAGGACGGCACCGTCGACTGGCTCGGATTCGCTTGGCTCACAACGGCACTCGCGCTCGTGATGGGCGGCTTGATCCTACTGCGCACCGAAGGTGTCGCGAGTCCGTGGCCGTGGCTGGTGATCGTCCTCGGCCTGGCTACGCTCCTACCCTTCGCGCGCCACGAGCTGTCGACCGACCATCCTCTGGTCGATCTTCGCGTGCTCGGCGGTTCGGCCCAGTGGCCGGTGCAGCTGACGGCCGGGCTGTTCGGGGCATCGGTGCTCGGGGCGCAGATCCCGCTGTCGACGTTCGCGCGGGCTGACCCCACTGAGACGGGCTACGGCCTCGACGCGTCCGCCGGCACGGTGTCGCTGCTCGTCGCGGGCTACGTCATCGCCATGGCGGCCGGCGCGGGGCTGCTGCCGTGGGTGGCGGGGCGGATCGGACCTCGTACGACGCTCGTGGGCGCGGCCGGCCTTGTCGCCTTCGGCTACCTGCTGTTCCTGCCGCTGCACGAGCACGTGGCGTCGCTGATGCTCAACATGCTGCTCGTCGGCATCGGGTCGGGCGCGCTCGTCGCCGCGCTGCCGGCGTCCGCTGCAGCTGCCGCTCCCGCGACGCACACCGGGTTCGCGACCGGCATGACCAACACCACCAAGACCGTGGGCGGCGCGATCGCGTCGTCGGTGTTCGCGATCGCACTGGCGTCGACAGGCTCGCTCGACGAGCCGTCGGAGCACGCACCACTCGGCGGCTACTACGCGGTGTGGGCGATCTGCGCGGCCACCGCGGCCGTGGCCGCCGTCGTCCTCATGACGACCCGCTCGCGCTGA
- a CDS encoding DUF805 domain-containing protein yields the protein MELIDNYVRVLKKYADFNGRARRREFWQFFLVNFIIGLVLVAVDNALGLAPDKPEGTTGFYVSGGLLSVLYSLATLIPNIAVGARRLHDTNRSGWWQLIAFVPCVGFIILIVFWAQEGQRHPNQHGPDPKGGDGVVDGGGYPAVGGYPGSQPGQQGGYPGAPGHQGGRPGQEGGYTHPGGNQGGFPGQEGGFTNPAGGQGGFPGQQGGFTNPAGGQGGFPGQQGGFTNPAGGQGGFPGQEGGFGRPGGAQPPQGNPPHGQPPQGNPPYGQPPEGNPPEGGR from the coding sequence ATGGAGCTGATCGACAACTACGTGAGGGTGCTCAAGAAGTACGCCGACTTCAACGGCAGGGCGCGACGCCGGGAGTTCTGGCAGTTCTTCCTCGTCAACTTCATCATCGGACTCGTCCTCGTGGCCGTGGACAACGCGCTCGGACTGGCTCCTGACAAGCCTGAGGGCACGACGGGCTTCTATGTATCGGGCGGGCTCCTCAGTGTTCTGTACAGCCTGGCGACGCTGATCCCCAACATCGCGGTGGGCGCGCGGCGCCTGCACGACACCAACCGTTCGGGCTGGTGGCAGCTGATCGCGTTCGTGCCCTGTGTCGGCTTCATCATCCTGATCGTGTTCTGGGCTCAGGAGGGTCAGCGTCACCCCAACCAGCACGGTCCCGACCCCAAGGGCGGCGATGGCGTGGTCGACGGCGGCGGATACCCGGCCGTCGGCGGCTACCCGGGCAGCCAGCCGGGTCAGCAGGGCGGCTACCCCGGTGCTCCCGGTCATCAGGGTGGGCGTCCCGGTCAGGAGGGTGGCTACACCCACCCGGGCGGTAACCAGGGTGGTTTCCCCGGCCAGGAGGGCGGCTTCACCAACCCGGCCGGCGGGCAGGGCGGTTTCCCCGGTCAGCAGGGCGGTTTCACCAACCCGGCCGGCGGTCAGGGTGGCTTCCCCGGCCAGCAGGGCGGTTTCACCAACCCGGCCGGCGGTCAGGGTGGCTTCCCCGGCCAGGAGGGTGGCTTCGGCCGACCCGGTGGTGCGCAGCCCCCGCAGGGCAACCCGCCCCACGGTCAGCCCCCGCAGGGCAACCCGCCCTACGGTCAGCCGCCGGAGGGCAACCCGCCGGAGGGCGGTCGCTGA
- a CDS encoding amidase has protein sequence MSETQVTTRIHAFRDDALGDDDATAIAERIRRGDLSAEEAVDAAIARSGAVEARLTALERPDFDRARDRARASRSGGLAGVPSLFKDNVQVAGLPMTEGSHAVPHQPARTDGKVVAQILRTGVIPIATSRMPEFGWLPTTERADGTAVHNPWHTGYSAGGSSGGSAAYVAAGVVPIAHGNDGGGSIRIPAAACGLVGLKPTRGRLRIGESAATMPVRIVTDGVLTRTVRDTALFYAEAEKVYQHKRLPAMGLVDRPLDRPLRIGLTLDSPFAPATDSETRSAVEELAAALESLGHHVAPYDPKVPSSFKGDFVDYWSLLAMSVRDSGKRLFGKDFDPSELEPITNGLASNGRAHLWRAPAYIPRLAASARLYERNFGDVDLVLSPVLCHTTPRLGHIDPTLPWEECFSRTLDYCGFTPLHNATGAPSISLPTGRTQDGRPIGTMLSARRGADALLLQAAPQIEQAVPFTRITD, from the coding sequence ATGAGCGAGACGCAGGTCACCACGCGCATCCACGCCTTCCGCGACGACGCCCTCGGGGACGACGACGCCACGGCCATCGCCGAGCGCATCCGACGGGGTGACCTCTCCGCCGAGGAGGCCGTCGACGCGGCCATCGCCCGTAGCGGTGCGGTCGAGGCGCGGCTGACCGCCCTCGAGCGACCAGACTTCGACCGGGCCCGTGACCGAGCTCGCGCTTCTCGCAGCGGCGGACTTGCAGGCGTACCAAGCCTTTTCAAGGACAACGTCCAGGTCGCCGGCCTGCCGATGACCGAAGGATCGCACGCGGTGCCGCACCAGCCGGCGCGCACCGACGGCAAGGTCGTGGCGCAGATCCTGCGTACGGGCGTGATCCCGATCGCGACGTCGCGCATGCCCGAGTTCGGCTGGCTGCCGACCACCGAGCGCGCCGACGGCACAGCGGTCCACAACCCCTGGCACACGGGCTACTCCGCCGGTGGCTCGTCGGGCGGCTCGGCCGCGTACGTCGCCGCCGGTGTCGTGCCGATCGCTCACGGCAACGACGGCGGCGGCTCGATCCGTATCCCCGCCGCGGCCTGCGGGCTGGTCGGTCTGAAGCCCACGCGCGGTCGACTGCGGATCGGTGAGTCGGCGGCGACGATGCCGGTGCGCATCGTCACCGACGGAGTGCTGACCCGGACGGTGCGCGACACCGCGCTCTTCTACGCCGAGGCCGAGAAGGTCTACCAGCACAAGCGGCTCCCCGCGATGGGGCTCGTCGACCGCCCGCTCGACCGACCGCTGCGCATCGGGCTGACGCTCGACTCACCGTTCGCGCCCGCCACGGACTCCGAAACCCGTTCTGCCGTCGAAGAACTCGCCGCAGCGCTGGAGTCACTCGGGCACCACGTCGCGCCGTACGACCCCAAGGTCCCCTCATCCTTCAAGGGCGACTTCGTCGACTACTGGAGCCTCCTCGCGATGTCGGTCCGCGACTCCGGAAAGCGTTTGTTCGGAAAGGATTTCGACCCTTCTGAGCTCGAGCCCATCACCAACGGACTCGCATCCAACGGGCGCGCGCACCTGTGGCGCGCACCGGCGTACATCCCGCGACTCGCCGCATCCGCAAGGCTGTACGAGCGCAACTTCGGCGACGTCGACCTGGTGCTGTCACCCGTGCTCTGCCACACCACACCGCGCCTCGGGCACATCGACCCGACGCTGCCGTGGGAGGAGTGCTTCAGCCGCACGCTCGACTACTGCGGCTTCACGCCTCTGCACAACGCGACCGGTGCACCGTCAATCTCGTTGCCAACCGGTCGAACTCAGGACGGACGGCCCATCGGCACCATGCTGTCCGCGCGCCGTGGCGCCGACGCCTTGCTGCTGCAGGCAGCGCCGCAGATCGAGCAGGCGGTGCCGTTCACACGGATCACCGACTGA
- the arfA gene encoding channel-forming protein ArfA/OmpATb, with the protein MDGPTSSTSRTTHEVEYETVTKRARRGLGGWWWLALLAVPLILAALASFIQRGGIQDDLKADSLKALNGQGITGADVDFDGRDGTITLPAGADAAKAKNIVENVDGVRVADVKGGAAAAAPSATDTAPATPSETSSAPATSAPAPAAGAGTFALTNQGDSVVVEGVVPDEAAKKTVVDAATKAAGDTKVIDKVTVKAGAPAPDAAQLAKGFSSLPAGEGVKLDFDGQKVTLTGEVADDAAKKAAGDKATGDFPGVTVDNQLTVKGGAAAADCGKVDQTVTALVKGNNPTFADNSTRLVSASKPTLNKVAAAIKACPDAKVTIAGHTDNTGTPARNKTLSQGRANAVKTYLSGQGVKAANITATGFGQDKPIAPNTTAAGRDANRRVDITVQGG; encoded by the coding sequence GTGGACGGCCCGACGTCGTCCACGTCCCGCACCACGCACGAAGTCGAGTACGAGACCGTCACCAAACGCGCACGTCGAGGTCTGGGTGGATGGTGGTGGCTGGCGCTGCTGGCCGTTCCCCTCATCCTGGCCGCGCTCGCGTCGTTCATCCAGCGCGGCGGCATCCAGGACGACCTGAAGGCCGACTCGCTCAAAGCGCTGAACGGTCAGGGCATCACCGGTGCCGACGTCGACTTCGACGGCCGCGACGGCACGATCACGCTGCCTGCCGGTGCCGACGCCGCCAAGGCCAAGAACATCGTCGAGAACGTCGACGGCGTGCGCGTCGCTGACGTCAAGGGTGGTGCTGCTGCCGCTGCACCGAGCGCCACCGACACAGCTCCGGCGACTCCGTCGGAGACCAGCTCGGCCCCGGCGACCTCTGCTCCGGCTCCGGCCGCAGGCGCGGGCACCTTCGCTCTCACCAACCAGGGCGACTCGGTCGTGGTCGAGGGCGTCGTGCCCGACGAGGCTGCCAAGAAGACCGTCGTCGACGCTGCCACCAAGGCCGCCGGCGACACGAAGGTCATCGACAAGGTCACCGTCAAGGCGGGCGCTCCGGCCCCCGACGCCGCACAGCTGGCCAAGGGCTTCAGCTCGCTGCCCGCAGGTGAGGGCGTCAAGCTCGACTTCGACGGCCAGAAGGTCACGCTCACGGGCGAGGTCGCCGACGACGCTGCCAAGAAGGCTGCCGGCGACAAGGCCACGGGCGACTTCCCGGGCGTCACCGTCGACAACCAGCTGACCGTCAAGGGCGGCGCTGCTGCGGCCGACTGCGGCAAGGTCGACCAGACCGTGACCGCGCTGGTCAAGGGCAACAACCCGACGTTCGCGGACAACTCGACGCGTCTGGTCAGTGCCTCGAAGCCGACCCTCAACAAGGTCGCCGCCGCGATCAAGGCGTGCCCCGACGCGAAGGTCACCATTGCGGGTCACACCGACAACACCGGTACGCCGGCGCGCAACAAGACCCTCTCGCAGGGTCGCGCCAACGCGGTGAAGACCTACCTGAGCGGTCAGGGCGTCAAGGCCGCCAACATCACCGCGACGGGCTTCGGCCAGGACAAGCCGATCGCGCCCAACACCACGGCAGCCGGCCGCGACGCCAACCGCCGTGTCGACATCACGGTCCAGGGAGGCTGA